The sequence CCAGGCGTCGATCTGGTCGCTGGCGAAGGCGGCCGCCGCATCGGCGGGGCTGAGATAGACCGGCGTGACCTGGTCGAAGGGGACGCCGGCCTTTTCCAGCGCTGCGACGAGAAGATTATGCGCGGAGGTGCCCTTGCCGACGCCGACGCGCTTGCCCTTGAGGTCGGCGACCGACTGCACCGGCGAGGCCGGCTTGACGAAGATCGCCTCGCCATCGCCATTGGACGGCAATGCCGCCGCATAGACGATGTTGGCGCCGGCGGACTGGCCGAAGATCGGCGGTGCGTCGCCGGTCCAGCCTGCGTCGATGGCGCCGACATTCAGCGCCTCGACCAGTGGCGGGCCGGCGGTGAATTCCACCCACTTGACGGCGACGCCCTTGTCGCTGAGCGCCTTCTCGATCACCTGCTGCTGCCGGGCGATCACCGGCAGGCCGGTCTTCTGATAGCCGATGTTGAGCTGCTTCAGCTCCTGCGCGGCGGCGCCGAACGACAGGCCGATGCTCGCGGCGAGCAGGCCGATACCGAAAACGCGTCTCGTCAGATTGAACATGATCCCTCTCCTTCGCTGCGGATCGGCGCCGGGAAAACGGCCTCGCCG comes from Mesorhizobium japonicum MAFF 303099 and encodes:
- a CDS encoding sulfonate ABC transporter substrate-binding protein produces the protein MFNLTRRVFGIGLLAASIGLSFGAAAQELKQLNIGYQKTGLPVIARQQQVIEKALSDKGVAVKWVEFTAGPPLVEALNVGAIDAGWTGDAPPIFGQSAGANIVYAAALPSNGDGEAIFVKPASPVQSVADLKGKRVGVGKGTSAHNLLVAALEKAGVPFDQVTPVYLSPADAAAAFASDQIDAWAVWDPFFAIAETRYQPRVLARSSEVLKVNTYFLANKDFAKAHPEIITTTIAALGEAAKWADQNRDKVAEALHEVTGVPLDAQTLAANRSKFGIFPITDEIVASQQATADRFYKLGLIPKAVRISDAVWTAPGN